The following proteins are co-located in the Callithrix jacchus isolate 240 chromosome 10, calJac240_pri, whole genome shotgun sequence genome:
- the LIPT2 gene encoding octanoyl-[acyl-carrier-protein]:protein N-octanoyltransferase LIPT2, mitochondrial isoform X1 — translation MQQPALRLVRLGRVTYAELLGLQDRWLRRLQTEPRTEGLSGTEAGALLVCEPAGPVYTTGLRGGLTPEETARLRALGAEVRVTGRGGLATFHGPGQLLCHPVLDLRRFGLRLRMHVAALEACAVRLCELQGLQGARARPQPYTGVWLDERKICAIGVRCGRHITSHGLALNCCTDLTWFDHIVPCGLVGTGVTSLSKELQRHITVDEVMPPFLVAFKEIYKCTLISEDSPS, via the exons ATGCAGCAACCAGCTCTTCGGCTGGTGCGTCTGGGTCGGGTCACGTACGCCGAGCTGCTGGGGCTGCAGGACCGCTGGTTGCGGCGGCTACAGACCGAACCACGCACTGAGGGCCTGTCCGGAACTGAGGCGGGCGCGCTCCTGGTATGCGAGCCCGCAGGGCCTGTGTACACGACCGGACTGCGCGGCGGCCTCACGCCCGAAGAAACTGCGCGGCTACGGGCCTTGGGCGCCGAGGTGCGCGTCACAGGCCGCGGCGGCTTGGCCACCTTCCACGGCCCAGGCCAGCTGCTCTGCCACCCGGTGCTCGACCTGCGGCGCTTCGGCCTGCGCTTGCGCATGCACGTAGCGGCGCTGGAGGCGTGCGCCGTGCGCTTGTGCGAGCTCCAGGGCCTGCAGGGAGCCCGCGCGCGACCCCAGCCCTACACCGGCGTCTGGCTGGACGAGCGCAAGATCTGCGCGATTG gAGTCCGCTGTGGAAGGCATATCACATCCCACGGCCTGGCTCTCAACTGCTGTACGGACCTCACGTGGTTTGATCACATCGTGCCCTGCGGGCTGGTTGGGACAGGTGTCACTTCCTTGAGTAAGGAGCTCCAGAGGCACATCACCGTGGATGAAGTAATGCCACCCTTCCTTGTGGCCTTTAAGGAGATCTACAAGTGCACACTGATCTCAGAGGACAGCCCCAGCTGA
- the LIPT2-AS1 gene encoding uncharacterized protein LIPT2-AS1, with protein sequence MCAGWTHHQQQVSHNGDKTCVHYSLHFFAYFLLCGVNILLKMSKRSEDTPVNISDKKKRKHLCLSIAQKVKLLEKLDNGVSVKHLTEEYGVGMTTIYDLKKQKDKLLKFYAESDEQILMKNRKTLHKAKNEDLDRVLKEWIRQRRSEHMPLNGMLIMKQAKIYHNELKIEGNCEYSTGWLQKFKKRHGITFLKICGDKASAGHKAAKKFTDKFSNDEQDGDFEGFHMSNEKKIMSDLLTYTKNIHPETVSKLGEEDIKDVFNSNNEAPVVHSLSNGEVTKMVLNQDDHDEDDGDTAEKVPIDDMVKMCDGLIEGLEQHAFITEQEIMSLYKIKERLLRQKASLMRQMTLKETFKKTIQWNASSSLQDPLLGPSTASDAASHLKIK encoded by the coding sequence ATGTGTGCAGGCTGGACACACCACCAACAACAGGTTTCCCACAATGGGGACAAGACCTGTGTACATTACTCACTgcatttttttgcttattttctgctGTGTGGTGTAAATATATTGTTGAAAATGTCAAAAAGATCTGAAGATACCCCTGTGAATATCAGtgataagaaaaagaggaagcattTATGTTTATCTATAGCCCAGAAAGTCAAGTTGTTGGAAAAACTGGACAATGGTGTAAGTGTGAAACATCTTACAGAAGAGTATGGTGTTGGAATGACCACTATATATGACCTGAAGAAACAGAAGGATAAACTGTTAAAGTTTTATGCTGAAAGTGATGAGCAGatattaatgaaaaatagaaaaacactgcATAAAGCTAAAAACGAAGATCTTGATCGTGTATTGAAAGAGTGGATCCGTCAGCGTCGCAGTGAACACATGCCACTTAATGGTATGCTGATCATGAAACAAGCAAAGATCTATCACAATGAACTAAAAATTGAAGGGAACTGTGAATATTCAACAGGCTGGTtgcagaaatttaagaaaagacacggcattacatttttaaagatttgtggTGATAAAGCATCGGCTGGTCATAAAGCAGCAAAGAAGTTCACTGACAAGTTCAGTAATGATGAACAAGATGGTGACTTTGAAGGATTCCATatgtcaaatgagaaaaaaataatgtctgaCCTCCTAAcgtatacaaaaaatatacatccAGAGACTGTCAGCAAGCTGGGAGAAGAGGATATCAAAGATGTTTTCAACAGTAATAATGAGGCTCCAGTTGTTCATTCATTGTCCAATGGTGAAGTAACAAAAATGGTTCTGAATCAAGATGAtcatgatgaagatgatggtgacaCTGCAGAAAAAGTGCCAATAGATGACATGGTAAAAATGTGTGATGGTCTCATTGAAGGACTAGAGCAGCATGCATTCATAACAGAACAAGAAATCATGTCACTTTATAAAATCAAAGAGAGACTTCTCAGACAAAAAGCATCATTAATGAGGCAGATGactctgaaagaaacatttaaaaaaaccatCCAGTGGAATGCTTCCTCATCTCTACAGGACCCACTTCTTGGTCCCTCAACTGCTTCTGATGCTGCTTctcacctaaaaataaaataa
- the LIPT2 gene encoding octanoyl-[acyl-carrier-protein]:protein N-octanoyltransferase LIPT2, mitochondrial isoform X2: MQQPALRLVRLGRVTYAELLGLQDRWLRRLQTEPRTEGLSGTEAGALLVCEPAGPVYTTGLRGGLTPEETARLRALGAEVRVTGRGGLATFHGPGQLLCHPVLDLRRFGLRLRMHVAALEACAVRLCELQGLQGARARPQPYTGVWLDERKICAIGERREAGRDLRARGSAVEGISHPTAWLSTAVRTSRGLITSCPAGWLGQVSLP, encoded by the exons ATGCAGCAACCAGCTCTTCGGCTGGTGCGTCTGGGTCGGGTCACGTACGCCGAGCTGCTGGGGCTGCAGGACCGCTGGTTGCGGCGGCTACAGACCGAACCACGCACTGAGGGCCTGTCCGGAACTGAGGCGGGCGCGCTCCTGGTATGCGAGCCCGCAGGGCCTGTGTACACGACCGGACTGCGCGGCGGCCTCACGCCCGAAGAAACTGCGCGGCTACGGGCCTTGGGCGCCGAGGTGCGCGTCACAGGCCGCGGCGGCTTGGCCACCTTCCACGGCCCAGGCCAGCTGCTCTGCCACCCGGTGCTCGACCTGCGGCGCTTCGGCCTGCGCTTGCGCATGCACGTAGCGGCGCTGGAGGCGTGCGCCGTGCGCTTGTGCGAGCTCCAGGGCCTGCAGGGAGCCCGCGCGCGACCCCAGCCCTACACCGGCGTCTGGCTGGACGAGCGCAAGATCTGCGCGATTGGTGAGCGCCGTGAGGCGGGGCGGGACCTAAGAGCCAGGGGC TCCGCTGTGGAAGGCATATCACATCCCACGGCCTGGCTCTCAACTGCTGTACGGACCTCACGTGGTTTGATCACATCGTGCCCTGCGGGCTGGTTGGGACAGGTGTCACTTCCTTGA